In Alistipes ihumii AP11, a genomic segment contains:
- the rsmA gene encoding 16S rRNA (adenine(1518)-N(6)/adenine(1519)-N(6))-dimethyltransferase RsmA yields MNVRPKKYLGQHFLTDLSVARRIAGALRADRCRTVLEVGCGTGVLTQFLLERDDIDLYGAEVDGESVEYLREHYPQFVPRLMEGDFLQMDLSAMFPGGVNVIGNFPYNISSQIFFKILASRDRVPEVVGMVQREVALRIAGSPGGKDYGILSVFLQAFYDIEYLFTVGEGVFNPPPKVKSAVVRLVRNGVERLDCDEALFARVVKATFGQRRKTIRNSLHAAFGDLRGEEHDYFSLRPEVLSVKQFEEMTRWVGERIAEKP; encoded by the coding sequence ATGAACGTAAGACCGAAAAAATACCTGGGTCAGCATTTCCTGACCGACTTGTCCGTCGCACGGCGTATCGCCGGCGCGTTGCGTGCCGACCGTTGCCGGACGGTGCTCGAGGTGGGATGCGGAACGGGCGTGCTGACGCAGTTTCTGCTCGAACGCGACGATATCGACCTGTATGGAGCCGAAGTCGACGGCGAGAGCGTCGAATACCTCCGCGAGCATTATCCGCAGTTCGTCCCCCGCCTGATGGAGGGGGATTTTCTGCAAATGGACCTCTCCGCGATGTTTCCCGGCGGCGTGAACGTGATCGGCAATTTTCCGTACAACATATCCTCGCAGATTTTTTTCAAGATACTGGCCTCCCGCGACCGGGTGCCGGAAGTGGTCGGCATGGTGCAGCGCGAGGTGGCGCTGCGGATCGCCGGGAGTCCCGGGGGCAAGGATTACGGTATACTGAGCGTCTTTCTGCAGGCGTTTTACGATATCGAATACCTGTTTACCGTCGGCGAGGGCGTGTTCAATCCGCCCCCCAAGGTCAAGAGCGCCGTGGTCCGGCTCGTGCGTAACGGCGTGGAACGGCTCGACTGCGACGAGGCGCTTTTCGCGCGTGTCGTGAAGGCGACTTTCGGCCAGCGCCGCAAGACGATCCGCAATTCGCTGCATGCGGCGTTCGGCGACCTGCGCGGCGAAGAGCACGACTATTTTTCGCTCCGCCCCGAAGTGCTGAGCGTGAAGCAGTTCGAGGAAATGACACGCTGGGTGGGCGAGCGGATCGCGGAAAAACCGTGA